From Phalacrocorax carbo chromosome 8, bPhaCar2.1, whole genome shotgun sequence, a single genomic window includes:
- the LOC104052512 gene encoding START domain-containing protein 10: MSRGGDMVYIPDDSDFISFRDQCESLEGWHCRYNKAGVTVWSQSQEESCAVQKIKTCISCKDVPAETLYDVLHDTRYRKKWDSNMIETYDIGRLTVNADVGYYSWKCPSPLKNRDFVTLRSWLPLGNDYMIINYSVKHPKYPPRKDFVRAVSLQTGYLIKANGAGACILYYLTQVDPRGSLPKWVVNRVSQFVAPKAMKKIYKAGLKYPEWKRKHDPGYKPWVYPEQNTLPSVSLAELSVQHADSLENIDETGLPEDHLSTSDHET; this comes from the exons atgTCCAGAGGAGGGGACATGGTTTATATTCCGGATGATTCCGACTTCATCTCCTTCAGGGATCAGTGCGAGAGCCTGGAGGGCTGGCACTGTCGGTATAACAAGGCTGGTGTGACCGTGTGGAGTCAGAGCCAGGAGgaaagctgtgctgtgcagaaaATCAAG ACTTGCATCTCATGTAAGGATGTGCCTGCTGAGACACTCTATGATGTGCTGCATGACACCCGCTACCGCAAGAAATGGGACTCAAACATGATTGAGACCTACGACATCGGGCGCCTGACTGTTAATGCTGACGTGGGATACTACTCCT GGAAATGCCCGAGTCCCCTGAAGAACCGGGATTTTGTCACGCTGCGCTCCTGGCTGCCCCTTGGCAATGACTACATGATCATCAACTACAGCGTCAAGCACCCG AAATACCCACCCCGGAAGGATTTTGTGAGAGCCGTGTCCCTGCAGACAGGTTACCTGATCAAGGCGAATGGTGCTGGTGCCTGCATCCTCTATTATCTCACCCAGGTGGACCCTCGTG GGTCGCTGCCAAAGTGGGTGGTGAACCGCGTCTCCCAGTTTGTGGCACCAAAG GCGATGAAGAAGATCTACAAGGCTGGACTGAAGTACCCAGAGTGGAAACGCAAGCACGACCCTGGATACAAGCCCTGGGTGTACCCAGAGCAGAATACGCTGCCCAGTGTCAGCCTGGCCGAGCTCTCGGTACAGCATGCCGACTCGCTGGAGAACATAGATGAGACAGGGCTGCCTGAGGACCACCTGAGCACCAGTGACCATGAGACCTGA